The proteins below come from a single Paludibacter jiangxiensis genomic window:
- a CDS encoding M48 family metallopeptidase gives MRAKVKFLSILALFSFLSCSTLNQVNLYTIDDDKKLGNQMFEQIQTDTKEYPLMDETKYAKAYAQVRQIMNTILQSGQVEHAKDFEWSVKLIDADVLNAFACPGGKMYVYRGLIQYLDNEAELAGVMAHEIGHVSGRHSTRQMTKQYGVATLTSMILGKNASQLATTTAQIAGSIGGLAFSRSDESEADAFAVRVLTATDYNPLGVAGFFKKMEAEGKSNNTPAILSTHPSSPDRISKITAVWQSLGSKKGNDYAERYKVLKKNVAIK, from the coding sequence ATGAGAGCAAAAGTGAAATTTTTATCAATCCTTGCGTTATTTTCTTTCTTGTCATGTTCAACATTGAATCAGGTAAACCTGTATACAATAGATGACGACAAAAAACTTGGGAATCAAATGTTTGAGCAAATTCAAACAGATACCAAGGAATATCCTTTGATGGATGAAACTAAATACGCAAAAGCCTATGCTCAGGTACGCCAGATTATGAATACAATTCTTCAATCGGGGCAGGTTGAGCATGCAAAGGACTTTGAATGGAGCGTTAAATTAATTGATGCCGACGTGCTTAATGCTTTTGCTTGTCCCGGAGGAAAGATGTATGTATACAGGGGATTAATCCAATATTTGGATAATGAAGCTGAACTGGCCGGAGTAATGGCTCATGAGATTGGGCACGTTTCCGGACGACATTCTACCCGCCAAATGACTAAACAGTATGGAGTGGCTACATTAACGAGCATGATTTTAGGAAAGAATGCAAGTCAATTAGCAACAACAACAGCTCAAATTGCGGGTAGCATTGGAGGTTTAGCCTTCAGCAGAAGTGATGAATCTGAAGCTGATGCTTTTGCTGTAAGAGTTTTGACAGCAACTGATTATAATCCACTGGGCGTTGCAGGGTTCTTCAAAAAAATGGAAGCTGAAGGGAAGAGCAATAATACCCCAGCTATTTTAAGCACTCACCCTTCATCACCCGACAGGATCAGCAAGATTACTGCTGTATGGCAATCGTTGGGATCGAAAAAGGGAAATGATTATGCTGAGCGGTACAAGGTTCTCAAAAAGAATGTTGCAATAAAATAA
- a CDS encoding MFS transporter, with translation MLLVTRLQHIKEWLIELVPNNKTALTSIFESLQYRNYRLYFNGQIISLIGTSMQQVAMSWLVYRLTGSIMLLGTVAFLTQIPSLFVSPLMGVVNDRFDRKKLLILTQVLSMIQALIMAALVLTNNVRIIHILILSVFLGLINSLDAPVRQAFYTKLVPAKVLGNAIALNSATFNCTKLIGPTIGGILIALVGEGICFLINGISFIGVIIALMHIQTKHRQTSVADGNIWNELKEGFNYSIGFLPIRSILIFIVVLALLSFPFPMMLPAFVKSELHGQSDLYGYFIAATGIGSLISTLYLAARKSVLGLAKIVMFACGIQGISLIAFSLTHTVWLSLIICFFIGFSYIACLASCNTLIQSLTDEDKRGRVMSYYTMAFLGFTPIGCLLQGYAAERAGLSTIYLICGILVFLTAVVFGYYRPAIRKASRPIYVKKGIITEIAYGLQSSKN, from the coding sequence ATGTTATTAGTTACACGTTTACAACACATTAAAGAGTGGCTAATTGAACTGGTTCCGAATAACAAGACTGCACTTACTTCTATATTTGAATCTCTTCAATATAGAAATTACAGGCTATACTTTAACGGACAGATCATTTCTCTGATAGGGACCTCAATGCAACAGGTCGCTATGAGCTGGCTCGTGTATCGTTTAACCGGTTCAATTATGCTTTTAGGAACGGTTGCATTCTTAACTCAAATACCAAGCCTGTTTGTGTCTCCTCTGATGGGAGTAGTCAACGACCGTTTTGACAGGAAAAAGCTACTGATACTAACGCAAGTATTATCAATGATTCAGGCTCTTATAATGGCCGCTTTAGTATTGACAAACAACGTCAGAATTATTCACATCCTCATACTTAGCGTTTTTCTTGGCCTGATAAATTCATTAGATGCTCCGGTTCGACAAGCTTTTTATACCAAACTGGTGCCCGCAAAAGTTCTGGGGAATGCTATCGCACTCAATTCTGCAACATTCAACTGTACTAAGCTTATTGGGCCAACTATTGGGGGAATTCTTATTGCTTTGGTGGGAGAAGGAATCTGCTTCCTGATTAACGGGATCAGTTTTATTGGTGTGATAATTGCCCTCATGCATATTCAGACCAAACATCGCCAGACTTCTGTTGCTGACGGAAATATCTGGAATGAATTAAAAGAGGGATTTAATTACAGCATTGGCTTCCTTCCTATACGTAGCATATTGATTTTCATTGTCGTATTAGCTTTACTCTCCTTCCCTTTTCCTATGATGCTGCCAGCATTCGTAAAATCAGAGTTACACGGACAAAGTGATTTGTATGGATATTTTATCGCGGCTACAGGGATCGGATCTCTTATTTCAACGCTATACCTTGCTGCAAGAAAAAGCGTTTTAGGTTTAGCTAAAATTGTCATGTTTGCCTGCGGGATTCAGGGCATTTCATTAATTGCGTTTTCATTAACACATACAGTTTGGCTCTCTTTGATTATTTGCTTTTTCATCGGCTTTTCCTATATCGCATGTTTGGCATCTTGTAACACATTGATTCAAAGTCTTACAGATGAAGACAAACGAGGCAGGGTAATGAGTTACTATACCATGGCATTTCTCGGGTTTACACCCATTGGATGTTTGTTACAAGGATACGCAGCAGAAAGAGCCGGACTTTCTACTATCTATCTGATTTGTGGAATCTTAGTCTTTCTTACGGCTGTAGTTTTCGGCTATTATCGCCCGGCTATCCGTAAAGCTTCGCGGCCAATATATGTAAAAAAAGGGATCATCACAGAAATTGCTTACGGTCTGCAATCTTCTAAAAATTAA
- the recR gene encoding recombination mediator RecR translates to MNILHYPSSILEDAVNEFAKLPGVGRKTALRLVLHLLRQDKEDVENFGNVLIRLKNEILYCKMCHNISDSEVCLICGDETRDSQTICVVENIKDVMSVENTQQYKGLYHVLGGIISPMDGIGPGDLEIESLISRVKSEPVKEIILALSPTMEGDTTNYYIYRKLSECNVVISTLARGVSIGNELEYADEITLGRSILNRTPFAQ, encoded by the coding sequence ATGAATATACTACATTATCCTTCTTCGATATTAGAAGATGCCGTAAATGAATTTGCAAAATTGCCCGGTGTTGGAAGAAAAACAGCACTCCGTTTGGTACTGCATCTTCTCCGTCAGGATAAGGAAGATGTGGAGAATTTCGGTAATGTACTTATCCGGCTTAAGAATGAGATATTGTATTGTAAGATGTGCCACAATATCTCTGATTCGGAAGTATGCCTGATATGCGGCGATGAAACCCGTGATAGTCAGACTATTTGTGTTGTTGAAAACATAAAAGATGTAATGTCGGTAGAGAACACTCAACAATACAAAGGATTGTATCATGTTCTTGGAGGCATCATCTCGCCTATGGATGGAATAGGCCCCGGAGATTTAGAAATAGAGAGCTTGATTAGCAGAGTTAAGTCAGAACCAGTAAAAGAAATTATTCTGGCCCTAAGCCCAACAATGGAAGGAGACACAACCAACTATTACATATACAGAAAATTAAGCGAATGTAATGTGGTAATATCGACTTTAGCGAGAGGAGTTTCTATAGGGAATGAGCTGGAATATGCAGACGAAATTACGCTAGGGCGCTCGATTTTAAACCGAACGCCATTTGCGCAATAA
- the yihA gene encoding ribosome biogenesis GTP-binding protein YihA/YsxC, whose product MNISSADFVISNVDVSKCPDTKLPEYAFIGRSNVGKSSLINTLTNRKSLAMTSSKPGKTLLINHFIINSEWHLVDLPGYGFAQAGKGQRDKLRKMIESYILLRQQLTNLFVLIDCRHEAQQIDLEFINWLGESGVPFSIVFTKADKLSGSKLNENISAYKTKLQEVWDELPPVFITSSSNGKGREELLDYIDSINKDLRNK is encoded by the coding sequence GTGAATATATCTTCTGCTGATTTTGTGATAAGTAACGTCGATGTAAGTAAATGTCCGGATACTAAACTCCCGGAATACGCTTTTATAGGCCGTTCTAATGTTGGTAAATCATCGCTTATAAACACGCTTACTAACAGGAAAAGTTTGGCTATGACATCCAGCAAGCCCGGTAAAACGCTTTTGATTAACCATTTTATAATCAACAGCGAATGGCACCTTGTTGATTTGCCGGGATACGGGTTCGCGCAGGCTGGAAAGGGGCAAAGAGACAAGCTGCGCAAGATGATCGAGAGTTATATCTTATTACGTCAACAGCTCACTAATCTGTTTGTTTTGATTGACTGCCGTCATGAGGCTCAACAAATCGATTTGGAATTTATCAACTGGTTGGGTGAGAGTGGGGTGCCTTTTTCTATTGTGTTTACAAAAGCAGATAAACTATCAGGTAGCAAATTGAATGAAAATATAAGCGCTTATAAAACGAAGTTACAGGAAGTATGGGATGAGTTACCTCCGGTATTTATCACGTCGTCATCTAACGGCAAAGGACGTGAAGAGTTACTCGATTATATTGACAGTATTAATAAAGATCTACGAAACAAATAG
- a CDS encoding 1-acyl-sn-glycerol-3-phosphate acyltransferase, producing MKFISESILKYKGWKLVNDIDLPAKCVICIAPHTSNWDFFWGNIFRHVLHLRAHFLMKKEWFAFPLGNIMRTLGGIAVDRSQNMSLTDSLAEIFSQHDIFRLVITPEGTRQLNTEWKKGFYFIALKAQVPIVLAFIDYNKKEMGFGKLFIPTGDVDSDMMEIMSFYKDKQGKFPERFHV from the coding sequence ATGAAATTTATCAGTGAGAGTATTTTAAAATACAAAGGATGGAAGTTGGTGAATGATATTGATTTACCTGCAAAATGTGTTATTTGTATTGCTCCACATACCAGTAATTGGGATTTTTTCTGGGGTAATATTTTTCGTCATGTATTGCATTTGAGAGCACATTTCCTGATGAAGAAAGAGTGGTTTGCTTTTCCGTTGGGAAATATAATGAGAACTCTGGGTGGAATTGCGGTAGATCGTTCGCAGAATATGTCCTTGACAGATTCTTTAGCCGAAATATTCAGCCAACATGATATCTTCCGATTGGTTATTACTCCGGAAGGTACCAGACAATTGAACACGGAATGGAAAAAAGGCTTTTATTTTATAGCATTAAAAGCACAAGTGCCAATAGTGTTGGCATTTATAGACTATAATAAAAAGGAAATGGGTTTTGGTAAACTGTTTATTCCTACAGGTGATGTAGATAGTGATATGATGGAGATAATGTCATTTTACAAAGATAAACAGGGTAAATTCCCAGAGAGATTTCATGTATAA
- the mtgA gene encoding monofunctional biosynthetic peptidoglycan transglycosylase, with translation MIKKILRYIGIALLAGFLLSIVSVVILRFVPVAITPLMVIRSVEQIFDGKPVKMDKKWVPIDKISHNMIQAVVASEDNLFMEHFGFDEKAIENALKHNAKGKKIRGGSTISQQTAKNVFLFPDRTYVRKAFEAYFTLLIEAIWSKERIMEVYLNVIETGDGIYGVEAAAENYFHCHASELKRSQAVLIAVSLPNPRKFDPAHPSPYLLKRQAKIMRLMKKIEQVEFEK, from the coding sequence ATGATAAAAAAGATTCTTCGCTACATCGGCATCGCTCTGCTGGCGGGCTTTTTGCTCAGCATTGTGTCTGTTGTAATATTGCGTTTTGTACCTGTTGCCATCACCCCTTTGATGGTCATCCGAAGTGTTGAACAAATATTTGATGGCAAACCTGTTAAGATGGATAAAAAATGGGTTCCAATCGATAAAATATCGCATAATATGATACAGGCTGTTGTCGCTTCAGAAGATAATCTCTTTATGGAACACTTCGGCTTCGACGAAAAAGCTATTGAAAACGCTCTCAAACACAATGCTAAAGGCAAAAAAATCAGAGGCGGCAGCACTATTTCTCAGCAAACAGCCAAAAATGTATTCCTCTTTCCAGATAGAACCTACGTTCGCAAAGCGTTTGAAGCCTACTTTACGCTGTTAATTGAGGCCATATGGTCTAAAGAGCGAATTATGGAAGTATATTTGAATGTAATTGAGACCGGGGACGGTATTTATGGGGTCGAAGCGGCTGCTGAGAATTATTTCCATTGTCATGCCTCAGAATTAAAGCGCTCTCAGGCTGTATTAATAGCTGTTTCATTGCCTAATCCACGTAAATTCGATCCGGCACACCCTTCTCCATATTTATTGAAGCGACAGGCCAAAATAATGCGCCTGATGAAGAAAATAGAGCAGGTTGAATTCGAAAAATAA
- the lipB gene encoding lipoyl(octanoyl) transferase LipB — MNNTITPLDWNIIEYNKAWQKQEALFQQTIQQKLQNATTSNYLILCEHPHVFTLGKNGSANNLLIGNLQLRSVHAQYVETNRGGDITYHGPGQIVGYPIFDLTNFDMGLKQYIFNMEEAVISTLKRIGIQSERLEGATGVWLDTAYPDKCRKICAIGVRSSHFVTMHGFALNVNTDLNYFSYINPCGFVDKGVTSIQKELGSPYSLEEIKQLLREEFNQSFLGENVEI, encoded by the coding sequence ATGAACAACACCATAACGCCACTTGACTGGAATATAATTGAATACAACAAAGCCTGGCAAAAACAAGAAGCACTGTTTCAGCAGACTATTCAACAGAAGCTACAAAATGCAACGACTTCGAATTACCTTATCTTGTGCGAACACCCTCATGTTTTCACGCTCGGCAAAAACGGATCAGCCAACAACCTATTGATTGGCAACTTACAACTACGTTCCGTGCATGCTCAATATGTTGAGACTAACCGGGGAGGAGACATTACCTATCATGGCCCCGGACAAATAGTGGGGTATCCTATCTTTGATCTTACAAATTTTGATATGGGCCTTAAACAGTACATCTTCAACATGGAAGAAGCTGTCATTTCTACTTTGAAGCGAATTGGAATACAATCTGAAAGACTTGAAGGCGCAACAGGAGTGTGGCTAGATACGGCTTACCCGGATAAATGTCGTAAAATTTGTGCTATTGGTGTAAGAAGCAGTCATTTTGTAACCATGCACGGATTTGCGTTGAATGTAAACACTGATCTGAACTATTTCTCATACATCAATCCCTGTGGTTTTGTTGACAAAGGCGTGACATCCATCCAAAAAGAACTTGGATCACCTTATTCTTTGGAAGAGATAAAACAATTATTACGGGAAGAATTTAACCAAAGCTTTCTTGGCGAAAACGTGGAAATTTAG
- the porQ gene encoding type IX secretion system protein PorQ, translating to MTSLTRILSSFTMFCLALMTYAQAGGVVYSFLNLPASSRLAAMGGSNVSIRDNDINLSFSNPALLTQETDKCIGLNYTAYPAGIHIGSAIYGIALNDNSYIAAGIQFVNYGQFQEVTEENMQLGTFSASDYALNLMYAQKLTEKWTLGAIVKPIYSSYESYSSFGIATDIGINYNNEESLWSGGLVIKNIGTELKSYYSSDGAQHTERLPFEIMMGASKRFAHAPLRVSITATNLEKWDLSYSKLNTSLYAVENAKSNFTGMLLRHLILGVDFLPSNNFYLTVSYNFRRAAEMSINNVRSMSGFAGGFGMKISKFQAGFSVAQYQIGALSYNFSLTTSLNQFGL from the coding sequence ATGACCAGCTTAACCCGCATATTATCTTCTTTTACAATGTTTTGTTTGGCATTGATGACATATGCACAAGCTGGCGGGGTTGTATATTCATTTCTGAATTTACCGGCTTCTTCCCGACTTGCAGCCATGGGTGGAAGTAATGTATCCATCAGGGATAACGATATCAACTTAAGCTTTTCCAACCCGGCATTACTAACGCAAGAAACTGACAAATGCATTGGATTAAACTATACAGCCTATCCAGCTGGAATCCACATTGGATCTGCAATTTACGGCATTGCTTTGAATGACAACAGCTATATTGCTGCCGGAATACAATTTGTAAATTACGGACAGTTTCAGGAGGTCACAGAAGAGAATATGCAACTTGGCACTTTTTCCGCAAGTGATTACGCACTCAATTTGATGTATGCCCAAAAACTAACTGAAAAGTGGACTTTGGGGGCTATTGTGAAACCTATATACTCGTCATACGAAAGCTATTCCAGCTTTGGCATTGCCACTGACATCGGAATTAATTACAATAATGAAGAAAGTCTTTGGAGTGGAGGTCTTGTCATTAAAAACATAGGTACTGAATTGAAAAGCTATTATTCTTCGGATGGTGCGCAACACACAGAACGTTTACCTTTCGAGATTATGATGGGAGCCTCAAAACGTTTTGCACATGCACCTTTAAGAGTCTCAATAACAGCCACCAATCTTGAAAAATGGGATCTTTCTTATTCAAAACTGAACACATCGCTCTATGCTGTTGAAAATGCAAAAAGCAACTTTACTGGTATGCTTTTAAGGCATTTGATATTAGGCGTTGATTTCCTGCCATCTAACAATTTTTATCTTACAGTCTCCTATAATTTTCGCAGAGCGGCAGAGATGTCCATCAATAATGTTCGATCAATGTCGGGCTTTGCTGGTGGATTTGGCATGAAAATATCGAAATTTCAAGCTGGTTTTAGCGTTGCTCAATATCAAATCGGAGCTTTATCTTATAATTTTTCACTTACCACTTCACTCAATCAATTCGGTTTATAA
- the cmk gene encoding (d)CMP kinase: MSDNIKINIAIDGHSSCGKSTIAKGLAKKIGYTYIDSGAMYRAVALYCLQNGLIKDGVVDEPALKSSIKTLIIEFRPNSMGGADTYMNNVNVENEIRSLEAASAASKVSTIKFVRQTMVYLQQQMGKNKGVVMDGRDIGTVVFPDAELKIFVTAKPEIRAERRYKELLNKGLDVDYDDVLANVIERDERDSNRTESPLRQAEDSVVLDNSDLTPDQQFEWAVSACKTAIEKVKASR; this comes from the coding sequence ATGTCTGATAACATAAAAATAAACATTGCCATCGACGGACATTCTTCGTGCGGTAAAAGTACCATTGCCAAAGGGTTAGCAAAGAAAATCGGTTATACTTACATTGATAGCGGAGCGATGTACAGAGCTGTCGCACTTTATTGCCTACAAAACGGACTAATAAAAGATGGTGTAGTAGATGAACCAGCCCTAAAATCGAGCATAAAAACACTTATAATTGAGTTTAGACCCAATTCTATGGGAGGTGCAGACACCTACATGAATAACGTTAATGTAGAAAATGAGATCCGTTCTTTAGAAGCCGCAAGTGCTGCAAGTAAAGTCAGCACCATAAAATTCGTGCGCCAAACAATGGTATATTTACAACAGCAAATGGGCAAAAACAAAGGAGTTGTGATGGATGGCCGCGATATTGGTACTGTAGTATTCCCCGATGCAGAATTAAAAATATTCGTTACCGCGAAACCGGAAATAAGAGCAGAAAGACGTTATAAAGAGCTATTAAACAAAGGCCTGGATGTTGATTATGATGATGTGCTTGCCAATGTAATAGAACGGGACGAAAGAGACTCAAATCGAACGGAAAGCCCTTTACGTCAGGCTGAAGATTCGGTGGTACTTGACAATAGCGACCTTACCCCCGATCAACAATTTGAGTGGGCCGTATCTGCGTGCAAAACAGCTATTGAAAAGGTAAAAGCAAGTCGTTAA
- a CDS encoding transporter substrate-binding domain-containing protein produces the protein MQKRTKIIGVILFILLFINVILLWALLPSGPRDIEKIQKSGEIRIAVRMNQIDCMMRGDTMAGFQYELAKMFVDSCLKVKIKWVRVPDVAEAILLMEKGKVDLIAQNIPRTTDVLQHISISTPILLSKSVLVQRKSSGDEDTIYVKNQLDLGKKQLCIVRGSSYAQRIQHLAEEISDTIYVSELKVHDAEELILLIAKGSIRYGVCDEKIANYFVKRFPGIDTNVEIGFPQLQGWGLNKRTPELTKSANRWLEHFTKSDKFNVLYAKYYN, from the coding sequence ATGCAAAAACGTACTAAAATAATTGGGGTAATTTTATTTATCTTGTTGTTTATAAATGTGATACTTCTTTGGGCTCTTTTGCCTTCCGGTCCTCGTGATATTGAGAAGATACAAAAAAGTGGGGAAATACGCATTGCAGTTCGGATGAATCAGATTGATTGCATGATGCGAGGCGACACCATGGCCGGCTTTCAGTATGAATTGGCCAAAATGTTTGTTGATAGTTGTTTGAAGGTTAAAATTAAGTGGGTACGTGTGCCGGATGTTGCTGAAGCCATTCTATTGATGGAAAAAGGGAAAGTGGATTTGATCGCGCAGAATATTCCGAGGACAACGGATGTGTTGCAACATATCTCGATTTCTACGCCCATTTTATTGTCTAAATCGGTACTGGTGCAGCGAAAATCCTCGGGAGATGAAGATACTATTTATGTAAAGAACCAGTTGGATTTGGGTAAAAAACAACTTTGTATTGTACGTGGTTCTTCTTATGCACAGCGAATACAACATTTGGCAGAAGAAATTAGTGACACTATTTACGTGAGTGAGCTTAAAGTGCATGACGCAGAGGAACTTATTCTTCTGATTGCCAAAGGTAGTATTCGCTATGGAGTTTGTGATGAAAAGATTGCAAATTACTTTGTGAAACGCTTCCCGGGTATTGATACGAATGTTGAAATCGGGTTCCCTCAGTTGCAAGGGTGGGGTCTTAACAAACGAACGCCGGAATTGACTAAATCGGCAAACCGTTGGTTAGAGCATTTCACAAAGTCGGATAAATTTAATGTTTTGTATGCAAAATATTACAATTAA
- a CDS encoding DNA gyrase/topoisomerase IV subunit A, translating into MELDGKDDAVEEVSEQSKHSDYHIPDVHNEQVKHHLSGMYQNWFLDYASYVILERAVPHIYDGLKPVQRRILHSMKRIDDGRYNKVANIVGHTMQFHPHGDASIGDALVQLGQKDLLVDCQGNWGNILTGDGAAAPRYIEARLSKFALDVVFNPKTTQWKLSYDGRNKEPIALPVKFPLLLAQGVEGIAVGLNSKILPHNFNELLDASVAYLKNEPFTLYPDFQTGGYVDVSRYNDGERGGAIKVRAKISKLDNKTLVINEIPFGTNTSKLIESILKANDKGKIKVRKVDDNTAQHVEIVIHLQAGVSSDKTIDALYAFTDCEKSISPNCCVIEDNKPRFITVSELLRTSADHTLSLLQLELQIQRAELLEALHFASLEKIFIEQRIYKDKEFEDSKSIDEAIAHIDKRIEPFKELFLREVTRDDMLRLFEIKTRRFLKFSSEKAEEEIAAIKKQVEEIDFHLAHIVDFTIDWFVRLKEKYGAKYPRCSEIRSFETIEAAKVVEANEKLYVNYEEGFIGTSLKKDEFVSNCSDIDDVIIFFKDGKYKVVKVADKLFVGKNILHLAIFKRNDTRTIYNAVYRDGRTGAFYMKRFAVTGTTRDKEYDLTQGKPNSKVVYFSVNPNGEAEVIRIALKPKPRLKNLLFEKDFSDIAIKGRQSMGNILTKNDILRITLKHKGGSTLGGRNVWFDRDVLRLNYDNRGEFLGEFQSDDQILVITKTGDYYTTNFDLTNHYDADTKIIEKYDADKIWSVALFDAEQNFPYLKRFTLEPSQKRVNFLGDNPASTMLHISSEVYPRFEIIFGGKDAERDPITLDVDEFIGIKSCKAKGKRICTWEIASVNELEPTRYPEPVETDESEWEENGTEDIGSQDAMADESEEPQASPARLMQAESVLPENAAGNDDEEPPLIDEVTGQTALF; encoded by the coding sequence ATGGAGCTGGATGGAAAGGATGATGCAGTAGAAGAAGTTTCTGAACAATCAAAGCATTCCGATTATCATATCCCCGACGTACATAATGAACAGGTGAAGCATCATCTGTCGGGAATGTATCAAAACTGGTTTCTCGACTATGCTTCGTACGTAATTCTTGAGCGTGCAGTACCTCATATTTATGATGGATTAAAACCTGTGCAACGCCGTATTCTTCACTCTATGAAGCGGATAGATGACGGTCGTTATAATAAGGTGGCTAACATTGTAGGTCATACCATGCAATTTCACCCTCACGGTGATGCTTCTATCGGTGATGCTTTGGTACAGTTGGGGCAGAAAGACCTACTCGTTGATTGTCAGGGTAACTGGGGGAATATTCTTACCGGCGACGGTGCTGCAGCTCCCCGTTACATTGAAGCCCGCTTATCAAAATTTGCCCTCGACGTTGTATTTAATCCCAAGACAACCCAATGGAAACTTTCTTATGACGGTCGTAATAAGGAACCTATCGCTCTGCCTGTAAAATTCCCATTACTACTGGCTCAGGGCGTTGAAGGTATCGCCGTGGGTTTGAATTCCAAAATTTTACCACACAATTTTAATGAACTGCTCGATGCTTCAGTTGCATACCTGAAAAATGAGCCGTTTACATTATATCCTGATTTTCAGACCGGAGGCTATGTGGACGTGTCACGCTACAACGACGGAGAGCGTGGTGGTGCGATAAAAGTACGGGCGAAAATCAGTAAACTTGATAATAAGACTCTTGTTATCAATGAAATTCCTTTTGGAACAAATACCAGCAAACTGATAGAGTCAATATTGAAGGCCAATGACAAAGGGAAGATCAAGGTTCGTAAGGTAGATGACAATACAGCTCAACATGTGGAGATTGTGATTCACTTACAGGCCGGAGTTTCGTCGGATAAAACCATTGATGCGCTTTATGCGTTTACGGATTGTGAAAAGAGTATTTCTCCCAACTGTTGCGTGATCGAAGACAACAAACCGCGATTTATTACCGTGAGTGAATTGCTGCGGACAAGCGCGGATCATACATTGTCATTGCTTCAACTGGAATTGCAGATACAACGTGCTGAATTACTAGAGGCACTTCATTTTGCCTCTCTGGAAAAAATATTCATTGAACAACGCATATATAAGGATAAAGAATTTGAAGACAGTAAGTCGATAGATGAAGCTATTGCTCATATTGACAAAAGGATAGAGCCATTCAAAGAGTTGTTTTTGCGCGAGGTGACACGTGACGATATGTTGCGTTTGTTCGAGATTAAAACTAGGCGCTTCCTTAAATTCAGTTCTGAAAAGGCGGAAGAAGAGATTGCTGCAATAAAGAAACAAGTTGAAGAAATTGACTTTCATTTGGCGCATATCGTTGACTTTACAATTGACTGGTTTGTCCGGTTAAAAGAAAAATATGGTGCTAAATACCCTCGTTGCAGTGAAATCAGAAGCTTTGAAACAATTGAAGCCGCTAAAGTAGTAGAAGCCAACGAAAAACTGTATGTGAACTATGAGGAGGGCTTTATCGGAACAAGTCTGAAAAAGGATGAGTTTGTAAGTAATTGTTCTGATATTGACGATGTTATTATCTTCTTTAAAGATGGAAAATATAAGGTGGTGAAAGTGGCAGACAAACTGTTTGTTGGTAAAAATATTCTTCATCTGGCTATCTTTAAGAGAAATGATACACGTACCATTTACAATGCAGTTTATCGTGACGGTAGAACAGGTGCATTTTACATGAAGCGCTTTGCCGTTACCGGTACTACCAGGGATAAAGAGTATGATCTGACGCAGGGAAAACCTAATTCAAAAGTGGTGTATTTCAGTGTGAATCCCAATGGCGAAGCAGAAGTAATACGTATTGCACTGAAACCGAAACCTCGGTTGAAAAACCTTTTGTTTGAAAAAGACTTTAGCGATATTGCTATAAAAGGGCGTCAGTCTATGGGTAATATCCTGACCAAGAATGATATTCTGAGGATTACCCTGAAGCATAAAGGAGGTTCAACGCTGGGAGGCCGTAATGTTTGGTTTGATAGGGATGTTTTGCGCCTCAATTACGACAACAGAGGTGAATTCCTTGGCGAGTTTCAAAGCGATGATCAGATTTTGGTGATTACCAAGACAGGAGATTATTATACGACAAATTTTGACCTGACAAATCACTATGATGCTGATACAAAGATTATTGAAAAGTATGATGCTGATAAAATATGGTCGGTTGCTTTGTTTGATGCAGAGCAAAATTTCCCTTACCTGAAGCGCTTTACCCTTGAGCCGTCTCAAAAGAGAGTGAATTTTCTGGGAGATAACCCGGCTTCCACCATGTTGCATATCTCCAGTGAAGTTTATCCCCGGTTCGAGATTATATTCGGAGGTAAAGACGCTGAAAGAGACCCTATCACTCTTGATGTGGACGAATTTATCGGCATCAAAAGTTGTAAAGCCAAAGGAAAACGCATTTGTACCTGGGAAATTGCATCCGTTAATGAGTTGGAGCCGACCCGTTATCCCGAACCGGTTGAGACCGACGAAAGTGAATGGGAAGAAAATGGTACCGAAGATATAGGTTCACAAGATGCGATGGCAGATGAAAGTGAAGAACCCCAAGCATCGCCTGCTCGTTTAATGCAGGCAGAATCAGTATTGCCGGAAAATGCTGCGGGAAACGATGATGAAGAACCTCCTTTAATAGACGAAGTGACAGGGCAGACAGCATTATTTTAA